A single genomic interval of uncultured Desulfobacter sp. harbors:
- a CDS encoding HDOD domain-containing protein, giving the protein MNHIQNEYIPTSRFRVGKKSPQKFKAILGTCLGLALYDQKQKAGGLIHILLPSPIGNADFQPDAPGKYASTGIPMLIDELTRMGCTTQTLKATIAGGALVGPVSSMDLGLDIGGRSADIARRILKEQGIEILRSETGGFFACTLELNMMTGKTKIAPVWETTISPGAIAPVSDPEAIMATIDNLQPIPQTALKILRMFNQDSYSIDDITQELSQDQVLSARTLQMCNTVLFSGTIKIDSLKDAVMMLGKERLAKSVITTALESYFKQSGPSGYSLCKGGLFFHAVGVACLAERLAKEAGVAHTWRAYTAGLLHDIGKVVLDQHISDRLPFFFRSLGDQKQSIIQAEEKVLGFNHCRAGVILAEKWDFSDALTEVIRCHHTPEDAKAHSQLVDIVYLADRVMENFFTGFDIDNIDALHLESIIKKMDLNGASLARCIDDLPLDILIQEPPHGTANT; this is encoded by the coding sequence ATGAACCATATACAAAACGAATACATTCCCACAAGCCGCTTCAGGGTAGGGAAAAAATCACCTCAGAAATTCAAGGCTATCCTTGGGACCTGCCTGGGCCTGGCGCTGTATGACCAAAAGCAGAAAGCCGGAGGACTGATCCATATCCTTTTGCCGTCCCCGATAGGAAATGCTGATTTTCAACCTGACGCCCCGGGGAAATATGCATCTACGGGCATTCCGATGCTGATAGACGAACTTACACGCATGGGATGCACCACACAAACCCTGAAGGCCACCATTGCAGGCGGGGCTCTGGTCGGGCCTGTTTCCAGCATGGATTTAGGCCTGGACATCGGGGGCCGATCTGCAGATATTGCCCGCCGTATCCTAAAAGAACAGGGCATTGAAATCCTCAGGTCTGAGACCGGCGGTTTTTTCGCCTGTACCCTTGAACTGAACATGATGACCGGTAAAACAAAAATTGCCCCGGTCTGGGAAACAACCATTTCCCCGGGGGCCATTGCACCGGTTTCGGATCCTGAAGCCATCATGGCCACCATTGACAATCTCCAACCTATCCCCCAGACCGCACTAAAAATTTTAAGGATGTTCAACCAGGACAGTTACAGTATTGATGATATTACCCAGGAGCTGTCCCAGGACCAAGTCCTGTCTGCCAGGACATTGCAAATGTGCAACACCGTCCTTTTTTCGGGTACCATAAAAATTGACTCGCTCAAGGATGCGGTGATGATGCTTGGTAAGGAAAGGCTGGCCAAAAGTGTAATAACAACAGCCCTTGAAAGCTATTTCAAACAGAGCGGCCCGTCAGGCTACTCCCTATGCAAGGGAGGACTTTTTTTCCATGCCGTGGGTGTGGCCTGCCTTGCAGAACGGCTGGCAAAAGAGGCCGGTGTAGCTCATACTTGGCGGGCGTATACGGCAGGCCTGCTGCACGATATCGGCAAGGTCGTTTTGGACCAGCACATATCAGACCGCTTACCGTTTTTTTTTCGTTCCTTGGGCGATCAAAAGCAAAGTATCATTCAAGCCGAAGAAAAAGTGCTGGGCTTCAACCACTGCCGGGCAGGCGTGATCCTGGCGGAAAAATGGGACTTTTCAGATGCACTGACCGAAGTCATCCGCTGCCACCATACCCCTGAAGACGCCAAAGCCCATTCACAGCTGGTGGATATTGTCTATCTGGCGGACCGGGTCATGGAAAATTTTTTCACAGGTTTTGATATTGACAACATAGATGCCCTACACCTGGAATCCATCATAAAAAAAATGGATCTGAATGGTGCATCCCTGGCCCGTTGCATCGACGATCTGCCCTTGGATATACTGATACAGGAACCGCCGCATGGAACAGCCAATACCTGA
- a CDS encoding GGDEF domain-containing protein, with translation MLKNLYPDSLEASGRYLRISLKEISDLKLPYTPITYSVWYEYASGRNPELYKEIQAARKKKEIIDNKKVFEWFRHYVSDRPLLVTKKQTIKAESLLNEMTSRLTEAGNRMGQQGDQLKAHIENLNSASSEPDIKNICRDIILETQRIIDGNTDLKNNVHKTINELGALTLELKNLREAAKTDMLTGLLNRRGFEDAIAKAIKDAQKGTEPLTLIIADLDRFKRINDNYGHLTGDNVLKLLSKLLRKHIKGKDIAGRFGGEEFIMALPETKINGGFALAEQIRTSLEKMRWQSKSSGKDIGTITISLGVAQFNPGEDLNSLIARADKALYTAKKNGRNRTATHNGKEVIFP, from the coding sequence ATGCTTAAAAATTTATATCCTGATTCCCTGGAAGCATCCGGAAGATATCTTCGAATAAGTCTCAAAGAGATCTCCGACCTTAAACTTCCTTATACCCCAATTACCTATTCTGTATGGTATGAATATGCCTCGGGCCGGAATCCTGAACTATACAAAGAGATCCAGGCAGCCCGGAAAAAAAAGGAAATCATAGACAATAAAAAAGTCTTTGAATGGTTCAGGCACTATGTTTCCGACAGGCCATTGCTTGTAACCAAAAAACAAACGATAAAAGCGGAAAGCCTTCTTAATGAAATGACCTCCCGCCTTACCGAGGCTGGAAACCGTATGGGCCAGCAGGGAGATCAGCTCAAAGCCCATATCGAGAATTTGAACAGCGCGTCAAGCGAACCGGACATCAAAAATATTTGCCGGGATATTATTTTGGAAACCCAACGGATCATTGACGGCAATACAGACCTTAAAAACAATGTTCACAAGACTATCAACGAACTTGGTGCGCTAACACTGGAACTTAAAAACCTGAGAGAAGCAGCAAAAACGGATATGCTCACAGGGCTTCTCAACCGCCGCGGTTTTGAGGATGCCATTGCCAAAGCCATAAAAGATGCCCAGAAGGGGACCGAGCCCTTAACTCTAATTATCGCAGATCTTGACCGGTTTAAACGAATAAATGATAACTATGGTCACCTTACCGGGGATAATGTACTCAAACTGCTGTCCAAACTGTTACGAAAACACATCAAAGGTAAGGATATTGCCGGCAGATTCGGCGGCGAAGAGTTTATCATGGCATTGCCCGAAACCAAAATAAACGGCGGCTTTGCCTTGGCCGAACAAATCCGTACCAGCCTTGAAAAAATGAGATGGCAGTCCAAAAGCTCAGGCAAGGATATCGGCACCATCACCATCTCTTTAGGCGTGGCCCAGTTCAATCCCGGCGAAGACTTAAACAGCCTGATTGCACGGGCGGACAAGGCGCTTTATACAGCCAAGAAAAACGGTCGAAACCGCACCGCCACCCATAATGGCAAAGAGGTAATTTTTCCTTAA
- the pyrF gene encoding orotidine-5'-phosphate decarboxylase, translating into MQKTAIEYIIFPLDFPSMEAAQSHIRKLDGRVGMFKIGLELFIRQGPAVVEMVRKMSSAGIFLDLKLHDISATVGRAMARVADLGVDLVTVHGASSQKMLGAAVENAGKTKVLAVTLLTDNDADTVRAQGFKDEYVNAPEKLVLLRARMALDAGCAGVVCSGQETAMLKAQFGKGCLTVTPGIRPQWHLTPGDDQKRVVTPAMAVQAGSDYIVIGRPIRDAEDPARAAEKVAGEIEAGLSSPVT; encoded by the coding sequence ATGCAGAAAACAGCAATAGAATATATTATTTTTCCTCTGGATTTCCCCTCCATGGAGGCGGCTCAGTCACATATCCGTAAACTTGACGGCAGGGTGGGGATGTTTAAAATCGGCCTTGAACTATTTATCCGCCAGGGACCGGCTGTGGTGGAGATGGTTAGAAAGATGTCCAGTGCAGGTATTTTTCTGGATTTAAAACTGCATGATATCTCCGCCACGGTTGGCCGGGCCATGGCCCGGGTGGCGGATCTTGGCGTGGATCTGGTAACCGTCCATGGTGCTTCTTCACAAAAAATGCTTGGGGCAGCCGTTGAAAATGCCGGAAAGACCAAAGTGCTTGCCGTGACCCTGCTTACGGATAATGACGCGGATACGGTCCGTGCCCAGGGATTTAAGGATGAATATGTCAATGCCCCGGAGAAATTGGTGCTGCTGCGGGCCCGCATGGCCTTGGACGCCGGATGTGCCGGTGTGGTGTGCTCAGGGCAGGAAACGGCCATGTTGAAAGCGCAATTTGGTAAAGGATGTCTGACTGTTACGCCGGGGATCCGGCCCCAATGGCACCTGACACCCGGGGATGACCAGAAACGGGTTGTTACACCGGCGATGGCTGTGCAGGCTGGTTCTGATTATATTGTTATTGGCCGGCCCATCCGGGACGCTGAAGACCCGGCCCGGGCCGCTGAAAAGGTGGCCGGAGAAATTGAAGCCGGTCTGTCCAGCCCTGTCACGTAG
- a CDS encoding aspartate kinase, with translation MALRVQKFGGTSVADIERISKVADRVQKAHENGDQMVVVLSAMAGVTNNLISLAGQASENPDKRELDVLLATGEQTTAALMAMMLKSRGLKAKSFLGFQAGIHTDHMSGKARIRDIDSHNLRVALDEGNIVVVAGFQGADDHGDITTLGRGGSDTSAVAIAASLKADVCEIFTDVDGVYTTDPRICPKARKINKISYDEMLEMAILGAKVLQIRSVEFAKKYNVPVHVRSSFNEEEGTMVVNESKNMESPVVSGVTCDMNEARITFKRVPDQPGISAKVFGALAEAGISVDMIIQNSRTGGETDLTFTVTMDDFDRAMEISEKVADQIHAGEIRTATEIAKVSVIGLGMKSHSGVAAVMFKALAEENINIRMISTSEIRISCVILAKYAELAVRTLHTAFGLDKEQ, from the coding sequence ATGGCGTTACGGGTGCAAAAATTTGGCGGCACATCTGTGGCAGATATCGAAAGGATCTCCAAAGTGGCCGACCGGGTACAAAAGGCCCATGAAAACGGAGACCAGATGGTTGTGGTGCTTTCGGCCATGGCAGGCGTGACAAATAATCTAATCAGCCTTGCCGGACAGGCATCCGAAAACCCGGACAAACGGGAGCTGGACGTGCTTTTGGCAACCGGAGAGCAGACCACGGCGGCCTTAATGGCCATGATGCTTAAATCAAGGGGCCTTAAAGCTAAATCTTTCTTAGGTTTCCAGGCCGGCATCCATACCGATCATATGTCAGGCAAGGCCAGAATCCGGGATATCGACAGCCACAACCTGCGTGTGGCCCTGGATGAGGGAAATATTGTCGTGGTGGCAGGCTTCCAGGGTGCAGACGACCACGGAGACATCACCACTTTAGGCCGGGGCGGCTCCGATACTTCGGCTGTTGCCATTGCCGCATCACTCAAAGCCGATGTCTGTGAAATCTTTACGGACGTAGACGGAGTGTATACAACCGATCCAAGGATCTGCCCCAAAGCCAGAAAAATCAATAAAATTTCCTATGACGAAATGCTTGAAATGGCCATTCTGGGAGCAAAGGTCCTCCAGATCAGGTCTGTGGAATTTGCAAAAAAATACAATGTGCCCGTGCATGTCCGGTCATCATTCAATGAGGAGGAAGGAACCATGGTTGTCAACGAAAGTAAAAATATGGAAAGCCCGGTGGTGTCTGGCGTCACCTGTGACATGAATGAAGCAAGAATTACATTCAAGCGCGTCCCGGACCAGCCCGGCATCTCAGCCAAGGTTTTTGGTGCCCTTGCCGAGGCCGGTATCTCAGTAGACATGATCATCCAGAACTCCCGCACCGGCGGTGAAACAGACTTGACCTTTACCGTGACCATGGACGATTTTGACCGGGCAATGGAAATTTCCGAAAAGGTGGCGGATCAGATCCACGCCGGCGAAATAAGAACCGCCACAGAGATTGCTAAAGTATCAGTAATCGGCTTGGGGATGAAAAGCCATTCCGGCGTGGCGGCGGTGATGTTCAAGGCTTTGGCTGAAGAAAACATTAACATCCGGATGATTTCAACCTCTGAAATCCGTATTTCATGCGTAATTCTGGCCAAATATGCGGAACTGGCCGTCAGGACCTTGCATACTGCCTTTGGTCTGGACAAAGAACAATAA
- the tsaE gene encoding tRNA (adenosine(37)-N6)-threonylcarbamoyltransferase complex ATPase subunit type 1 TsaE yields the protein MKEIISQTPEQTQEVARRLGLYIQKQHLSCAMALTGDLGCGKTCFVQGLARGLGVEDGYYITSPTFTIMNEYPAGEMRLCHLDLYRLSDPDELDYIGIEDQMGQDSVTVVEWPDLLIETGFIFDLHIHFEFDVDFNRKITFSPSGQAGTNLLSNLSL from the coding sequence ATGAAAGAAATTATATCCCAAACCCCGGAACAGACCCAGGAGGTGGCCAGGCGCCTGGGCCTGTACATCCAGAAACAGCACTTAAGTTGCGCCATGGCCCTGACGGGGGATCTTGGCTGCGGCAAAACCTGTTTTGTCCAGGGCCTTGCCAGGGGGTTAGGCGTGGAGGACGGGTACTATATTACCAGCCCCACCTTTACCATAATGAATGAGTATCCGGCAGGAGAAATGCGTCTGTGCCACCTGGACCTGTACCGGCTTTCAGACCCGGACGAGTTGGACTATATCGGTATTGAGGACCAGATGGGACAGGACAGCGTCACCGTGGTGGAATGGCCTGACCTTCTCATTGAAACCGGATTTATATTTGATCTTCACATCCATTTTGAATTTGATGTCGATTTTAATAGAAAAATAACCTTTTCCCCATCTGGACAAGCCGGAACAAATCTGCTAAGCAATCTATCCTTGTAA
- a CDS encoding NAD(P)H-hydrate dehydratase: protein MIIVTTKQMQQMDKNTIETFGIPGRVLMENAGRGALEMLSDHFDLEGVRVAVVAGRGNNGGDGFVIGRYLMEMGVSVSFFLLSTRDRVQGDAGANMNLVVKLLAEHPLSQFIEIPDKESLEAVAEVLQDHDLFVDAIFGTGLNSDVRGIYRDVIERINDSGKAVFSVDIPSGINADTGAVCGVAIQADATATFAFAKTGHILYPGNFHTGDLEVIDIGIPGHIAKAESPDIFLPESHDIADLIPARDFNAHKGSFGHLLVLAGSPGKTGAAALCANAAMRTGAGLVTLGAPEKLMPVIEPMVIEPMTTALVQTTSGGLDAAALDDIIALLADKAALALGPGIGTDPGTQELIKGIMSIASVPMVIDADGLNCIANNPDIIRTAKAPVILTPHPGEMARLTGKTTAEIQQNRMETARNFAEEYKVILVLKGAQTLVACPDGAVFICPTGNPGMACGGMGDVLTGMIGAFLAQNLPPESAALAGVYVHGLCGDLLAQDHTFGFLASDMVANIPQALNTILS, encoded by the coding sequence ATGATCATTGTCACCACCAAACAGATGCAGCAAATGGATAAAAACACCATTGAGACCTTTGGTATTCCAGGCCGGGTACTCATGGAAAATGCAGGCCGGGGTGCCTTGGAAATGCTTTCCGACCACTTTGACCTTGAAGGGGTTAGGGTGGCTGTGGTGGCGGGCCGGGGCAACAACGGCGGAGACGGGTTTGTAATTGGACGTTATCTCATGGAGATGGGGGTAAGCGTCAGCTTCTTTCTTTTATCCACCCGGGACCGGGTCCAGGGCGATGCCGGGGCCAATATGAATCTGGTGGTGAAACTTCTGGCCGAACATCCCCTGTCACAGTTTATTGAAATCCCTGACAAAGAGTCCCTGGAAGCGGTTGCCGAAGTCCTGCAGGACCATGATCTGTTTGTGGACGCTATTTTCGGCACAGGACTTAATTCCGATGTCCGGGGCATTTACCGTGATGTGATTGAACGGATCAACGATTCGGGCAAAGCGGTTTTCAGCGTGGACATCCCTTCGGGAATCAATGCAGATACAGGTGCCGTCTGCGGGGTAGCCATCCAGGCCGATGCCACAGCCACCTTCGCTTTTGCCAAGACCGGACACATCCTATACCCGGGCAATTTTCACACTGGCGACCTGGAGGTGATTGACATCGGCATCCCCGGTCACATTGCAAAAGCAGAATCTCCCGATATTTTCCTGCCTGAATCCCATGACATTGCAGACCTGATACCGGCCAGGGATTTCAACGCCCACAAGGGTAGTTTCGGTCATCTGCTGGTACTGGCCGGATCGCCGGGCAAAACCGGGGCTGCGGCATTGTGCGCCAACGCTGCCATGCGAACCGGTGCAGGCCTCGTGACCTTAGGCGCCCCTGAAAAGCTTATGCCTGTCATTGAACCCATGGTCATTGAACCCATGACAACCGCGCTTGTCCAGACTACGTCCGGCGGCTTGGATGCCGCAGCCTTGGATGACATTATTGCACTTTTGGCAGACAAAGCCGCTTTGGCTTTAGGACCCGGCATAGGCACGGATCCCGGGACCCAGGAACTGATAAAAGGCATTATGTCCATTGCATCCGTACCCATGGTCATTGATGCCGACGGCCTGAACTGCATTGCAAACAATCCTGACATTATCCGCACGGCCAAAGCTCCGGTAATCCTTACCCCCCACCCAGGTGAAATGGCCCGTCTTACTGGGAAAACCACTGCGGAGATTCAACAGAACCGAATGGAAACCGCCCGGAACTTTGCAGAGGAATACAAGGTTATCCTGGTACTCAAAGGCGCCCAGACCCTTGTGGCCTGCCCGGACGGGGCCGTATTTATCTGTCCCACGGGCAATCCCGGCATGGCTTGCGGCGGCATGGGGGATGTACTCACCGGCATGATTGGGGCATTCCTAGCCCAGAATCTGCCTCCTGAATCCGCTGCCCTTGCAGGCGTTTATGTTCACGGGCTGTGCGGGGATCTTCTGGCCCAAGACCACACCTTTGGTTTTTTAGCATCAGATATGGTGGCGAACATTCCCCAAGCGTTAAATACAATTTTATCATGA
- a CDS encoding DNA-3-methyladenine glycosylase I produces MNNIKRCDWVTSDPLYVRYHDTEWGVPVHDDRKIFEFLILEGAQAGLSWLTILKRRQGYCNAFCKFDPEKVARFSEADIQKRLQDPGIIRNKLKVRSTVTNAQAFLKIQEEFGSFDAYAWRFVDGAPIINHYTSQDQVPATSRQSDAFSKDLCKRGFKFTGPTIIYAHMQATGMVNDHLVSCFRYKEVMA; encoded by the coding sequence ATGAATAATATTAAACGTTGCGATTGGGTGACCAGTGACCCTTTATACGTCCGTTATCATGATACGGAATGGGGGGTGCCGGTACACGATGACCGAAAAATTTTTGAATTTCTCATCCTGGAAGGGGCTCAGGCAGGCTTATCCTGGCTGACGATTCTCAAACGCCGCCAGGGATATTGCAATGCATTCTGTAAATTTGACCCTGAGAAGGTAGCTCGGTTCAGCGAGGCCGATATTCAAAAACGGCTGCAAGACCCCGGCATCATCAGAAACAAACTAAAGGTCCGTTCTACAGTTACCAATGCCCAGGCGTTCTTAAAGATCCAGGAAGAATTCGGCTCTTTTGACGCATATGCCTGGCGGTTTGTGGATGGGGCTCCCATCATCAACCACTATACCAGCCAGGACCAGGTTCCGGCTACGAGCCGTCAGTCCGACGCATTTTCAAAGGACTTATGTAAGCGCGGGTTTAAATTTACCGGGCCCACCATCATCTATGCCCACATGCAGGCCACGGGCATGGTGAACGATCACCTGGTATCCTGCTTTAGATATAAAGAGGTAATGGCCTGA
- the ureG gene encoding urease accessory protein UreG — protein sequence MSKTTPLRVGVGGPVGSGKTALLEAICLNMRDRYELAVVTNDIYTREDQEFLIRRQALSADRITGVETGGCPHTAIREDASMNLAAVEDLCRKFPDLDLVLVESGGDNLSATFSPELADLSIYVIDVSAGDKIPRKGGPGITRSDLLVINKVDLAPLVGASLDVMKQDALRMRGDKPFVFANMKTGQGVDGIIAFLIHEGMLER from the coding sequence ATGAGCAAAACAACACCACTTCGCGTAGGCGTTGGGGGACCGGTGGGTTCAGGTAAAACAGCACTTCTTGAAGCCATCTGCCTGAACATGAGGGACCGGTATGAACTTGCCGTGGTCACCAATGATATTTATACCCGGGAAGATCAGGAGTTTCTGATCCGCAGACAGGCCCTGTCTGCCGACAGGATAACGGGGGTTGAAACCGGCGGTTGTCCCCACACAGCCATCCGTGAAGATGCCTCCATGAACCTGGCAGCGGTAGAAGATCTTTGCCGAAAGTTTCCAGATCTTGACCTGGTACTGGTAGAAAGCGGCGGAGACAATTTAAGCGCCACCTTCAGCCCGGAGCTAGCCGATCTATCCATCTATGTCATTGATGTCTCGGCAGGGGACAAAATCCCCCGGAAGGGGGGCCCCGGCATTACCCGGTCCGATCTTCTGGTGATCAACAAGGTGGATTTAGCCCCCCTGGTCGGCGCATCCCTTGATGTCATGAAACAGGATGCCCTCCGGATGAGAGGGGATAAGCCTTTTGTCTTTGCCAATATGAAAACCGGCCAAGGCGTTGATGGCATCATCGCCTTTCTGATTCACGAGGGTATGCTTGAAAGATAA
- a CDS encoding urease accessory protein UreF, with protein MKTPWLIRLMHLVSPSLPTGGFAYSQGLEWAVEKDWINDETTLELWLLNVLETSMTHVDIPLLQRLYRAVEHQDLAAYTRATQWVRACRETKELRNEEEHRGRAMAAIIKELGLCHGSMAPSAEKSDHEKWQKVIASSQLAGFAFAAALWEIPVKAAAKGYLWAWLENQVLAAVKIIPLGQSSGQRVLARLSPVIDTAIVIGLQIEGTEQMGSSLPALSMASSGHETQYTRLFRS; from the coding sequence ATGAAAACACCATGGCTGATCCGGCTCATGCACCTGGTAAGCCCGTCGCTTCCCACCGGGGGGTTTGCTTATTCCCAAGGCTTGGAATGGGCCGTTGAAAAGGACTGGATCAATGATGAAACAACCCTTGAACTATGGCTTTTAAATGTTTTGGAAACCAGCATGACCCATGTGGATATTCCGCTGCTTCAACGCCTTTACCGGGCGGTTGAGCATCAGGACCTTGCCGCCTATACCCGGGCGACCCAGTGGGTAAGGGCCTGCCGGGAGACAAAAGAACTTCGCAACGAAGAAGAACATCGGGGGAGGGCCATGGCGGCCATCATCAAAGAGTTAGGCCTTTGCCATGGCAGCATGGCGCCATCTGCTGAAAAATCAGACCATGAGAAATGGCAAAAGGTCATTGCCTCATCCCAGCTGGCGGGGTTTGCCTTTGCCGCAGCGCTATGGGAAATTCCAGTTAAAGCCGCCGCCAAAGGGTATCTGTGGGCGTGGCTTGAAAACCAAGTACTTGCCGCCGTAAAAATTATCCCTTTGGGCCAGAGTTCAGGCCAGAGGGTCCTGGCAAGGCTATCTCCTGTAATCGACACTGCGATTGTCATAGGATTGCAGATTGAAGGCACTGAACAGATGGGAAGCTCTTTGCCGGCCCTTAGCATGGCCAGCAGCGGCCACGAAACACAATACACCAGACTTTTCAGATCATAA
- the ureE gene encoding urease accessory protein UreE, whose product MIKLTHKTQTQVSESATLTLPWEKRIKSRQRLVLDNKDEAGLFLERGQILRNGDMVSSDDGFHVKIIAAREQVSTARAKTSRQLNLACYHLGNRHVDLEIQNDFIRYPHDHVLDDMVRGLGLTITVEQAPFEPETGAYGNGHHHHH is encoded by the coding sequence ATGATTAAATTAACCCATAAAACCCAAACCCAAGTGTCTGAATCGGCCACCCTTACCCTGCCCTGGGAAAAAAGAATCAAAAGCCGCCAGCGGCTGGTGCTGGACAACAAGGATGAGGCCGGTCTGTTTCTTGAGCGGGGACAGATTTTAAGAAACGGGGATATGGTGAGCAGTGACGACGGGTTTCATGTAAAAATTATTGCCGCCCGGGAACAGGTCTCCACGGCCCGGGCCAAAACCTCCCGGCAACTCAACCTTGCCTGTTACCATTTGGGTAACCGCCATGTTGATCTTGAAATTCAGAATGATTTTATCCGTTATCCCCATGACCACGTTCTGGACGATATGGTCAGGGGGCTTGGCCTGACCATCACCGTGGAGCAGGCCCCTTTTGAACCTGAAACAGGGGCATATGGCAATGGTCACCACCATCACCACTAA
- the ureC gene encoding urease subunit alpha, with protein MTNVSRKAYAEMFGPTTGDRVRLADTELFIEVEEDKTIYGEEVKFGGGKTIRDGMGQSQVSCKDAVDMVITNALIIDHWGIVKADVGIKNGRIHGIGKAGNPDVQPGIDIIVGPGTEAVAGEGHILTAGGIDAHIHFIAPQQIEEALASGITTMLGGGTGPATGTNATTCTPGPWNIVKMLQAADAFPMNLGFMGKGNASLPIALEEQVAAGAMGLKLHEDWGTTPAAIDNCLAVADKMDVQVAIHTDTLNESGFVEQTMDAFKGRTIHTFHTEGAGGGHAPDIIRACGLPNVLPSSTNPTRPYTVNTIDEHLDMLMVCHHLDAKIAEDIAFAESRIRRETIAAEDILHDLGAFSMIASDSQAMGRVGEVIIRTWQTAHKMKVQRGSLKQDPQTHDNTRVKRYISKYTINPAICQGIAHEVGSIEVGKFADLVLWKPALFGVKPSLVIKGGMIALAPMGDPNASIPLPQPVHYRPMFGAFGRARHETSISFVSGTALEKGMLDNAGLQSRLIPVKACRAIGKKDMIHNTYQPHMEVDPQTYEVRADGELLTCEPASVLPMAQRYFLF; from the coding sequence ATGACTAACGTTAGCAGAAAAGCCTATGCAGAGATGTTCGGCCCCACCACGGGAGACCGGGTGAGACTGGCCGATACAGAGCTCTTTATCGAGGTAGAAGAAGATAAAACCATTTATGGCGAGGAGGTCAAATTCGGCGGTGGGAAAACCATCCGGGACGGTATGGGGCAAAGCCAGGTCTCCTGCAAGGATGCCGTCGATATGGTGATTACCAATGCCTTGATTATCGACCACTGGGGAATCGTCAAAGCCGATGTCGGTATCAAAAACGGCCGAATTCATGGTATCGGAAAGGCTGGTAACCCCGATGTCCAGCCCGGGATTGACATTATTGTGGGGCCCGGTACGGAAGCTGTGGCAGGCGAAGGCCATATTCTCACGGCAGGCGGCATTGACGCCCACATTCATTTTATTGCCCCCCAGCAGATTGAAGAAGCCCTTGCCTCAGGTATCACCACCATGCTTGGCGGCGGTACCGGCCCTGCCACCGGAACCAATGCCACCACCTGCACCCCAGGCCCCTGGAATATCGTTAAAATGCTCCAGGCCGCTGATGCTTTTCCCATGAATTTGGGATTTATGGGCAAAGGAAATGCCAGTCTGCCTATTGCCCTTGAAGAACAGGTGGCTGCAGGGGCCATGGGCCTAAAGCTTCACGAGGACTGGGGCACCACGCCGGCGGCAATTGACAACTGCCTTGCCGTTGCAGATAAAATGGACGTTCAGGTGGCCATCCACACGGATACCCTCAATGAATCCGGATTTGTGGAACAGACCATGGACGCCTTTAAGGGCCGTACTATTCATACCTTTCACACCGAAGGGGCAGGAGGTGGCCATGCCCCGGACATCATCCGGGCCTGCGGGCTGCCCAACGTGTTGCCCTCGTCCACCAACCCAACCAGGCCCTACACGGTCAACACCATTGATGAGCACCTGGACATGCTCATGGTCTGCCACCACTTGGACGCCAAAATTGCCGAGGACATTGCCTTTGCCGAGTCCCGGATCAGAAGGGAAACCATCGCGGCTGAAGACATTCTCCACGACCTGGGCGCATTCTCCATGATCGCATCAGACTCCCAGGCCATGGGCCGGGTCGGTGAGGTCATTATCAGAACCTGGCAGACCGCACACAAGATGAAAGTACAGCGGGGAAGCCTGAAACAGGACCCTCAAACCCATGACAACACCAGGGTGAAACGGTATATTTCAAAATACACCATCAATCCGGCCATCTGCCAGGGAATTGCCCATGAGGTCGGATCCATTGAGGTGGGGAAATTTGCCGATCTGGTCCTATGGAAACCTGCGCTTTTCGGGGTCAAACCCTCCTTGGTCATTAAAGGCGGCATGATCGCGCTTGCTCCCATGGGAGACCCCAATGCCTCCATTCCGTTACCCCAGCCGGTCCACTACCGGCCCATGTTCGGTGCCTTTGGAAGAGCCCGGCATGAAACCTCGATCTCCTTTGTGTCGGGGACTGCTTTGGAAAAGGGCATGCTGGATAACGCCGGCCTGCAATCACGCCTTATCCCGGTAAAGGCGTGCCGGGCCATTGGAAAAAAAGATATGATCCACAACACCTATCAGCCTCATATGGAAGTTGACCCCCAAACCTACGAGGTCAGGGCCGATGGTGAACTGTTAACCTGCGAACCGGCGTCCGTTCTTCCCATGGCGCAACGGTACTTTTTGTTTTAA